From one Lycium ferocissimum isolate CSIRO_LF1 chromosome 5, AGI_CSIRO_Lferr_CH_V1, whole genome shotgun sequence genomic stretch:
- the LOC132056737 gene encoding protein FAR1-RELATED SEQUENCE 3-like isoform X1 has translation MELCNLIFNSPTCKLSAFFNVDLEAGVATIDCSAECQVVACEDDVVREPFIGMEFESEDAAKEFYDDYARRVGFIMRIDQCRRSEVDKRILSRRLSCNKQGYYVKVKNHYGPPRKTRTSTREGCKAMMLVKVNKSDKWVVTRFVKEHTHPLVSSVCSSGNPMDKKDRRIQELSMELERQDKLCDLYREQLINFLENVEQQMELLSKTIQVAVNNVKEIEAEVQKPPSTP, from the exons ATGGAATTGTGCAACCTCATCTTTAATTCACCAACATGCAAATTAAGTGCCTTCTTTAACG TGGACTTAGAGGCTGGAGTTGCTACAATAGATTGTTCTGCTGAATGCCAGGTCGTGGCATGTGAAGATGATGTGGTTCGTGAACCATTTATTGGGATGGAGTTCGAGTCAGAAGATGCTGCCAAGGAATTTTATGATGACTATGCTAGGCGTGTTGGGTTTATCATGCGCATTGATCAGTGCCGGCGTTCGGAAGTCGACAAGAGAATCCTTTCACGGCGTCTTTCATGTAACAAGCAGGGCTATTATGTGAAAGTGAAAAACCATTATGGACCACCTAGAAAAACACGCACTAGCACACGAGAAGGGTGCAAGGCTATGATGTTGGTAAAGGTTAACAAGTCTGATAAGTGGGTTGTAACGAGATTTGTGAAAGAGCATACCCACCCATTGGTTTCTTCTGTCTGTTCTTCTGGTAATCCAATG GATAAAAAGGACAGGAGAATCCAAGAACTGTCTATGGAGTTGGAGCGTCAGGATAAATTATGTGACCTTTACAGAGAGcagctaattaattttttggaaaatgttgaGCAGCAGATGGAGCTTTTGTCGAAGACAATTCAAGTTGCTGTTAACAATGTAAAAGAAATAGAAGCAGAAGTTCAAAAGCCACCAAGTACCCCGTAG
- the LOC132056737 gene encoding protein FAR1-RELATED SEQUENCE 5-like isoform X2: MDLEAGVATIDCSAECQVVACEDDVVREPFIGMEFESEDAAKEFYDDYARRVGFIMRIDQCRRSEVDKRILSRRLSCNKQGYYVKVKNHYGPPRKTRTSTREGCKAMMLVKVNKSDKWVVTRFVKEHTHPLVSSVCSSGNPMDKKDRRIQELSMELERQDKLCDLYREQLINFLENVEQQMELLSKTIQVAVNNVKEIEAEVQKPPSTP, encoded by the exons A TGGACTTAGAGGCTGGAGTTGCTACAATAGATTGTTCTGCTGAATGCCAGGTCGTGGCATGTGAAGATGATGTGGTTCGTGAACCATTTATTGGGATGGAGTTCGAGTCAGAAGATGCTGCCAAGGAATTTTATGATGACTATGCTAGGCGTGTTGGGTTTATCATGCGCATTGATCAGTGCCGGCGTTCGGAAGTCGACAAGAGAATCCTTTCACGGCGTCTTTCATGTAACAAGCAGGGCTATTATGTGAAAGTGAAAAACCATTATGGACCACCTAGAAAAACACGCACTAGCACACGAGAAGGGTGCAAGGCTATGATGTTGGTAAAGGTTAACAAGTCTGATAAGTGGGTTGTAACGAGATTTGTGAAAGAGCATACCCACCCATTGGTTTCTTCTGTCTGTTCTTCTGGTAATCCAATG GATAAAAAGGACAGGAGAATCCAAGAACTGTCTATGGAGTTGGAGCGTCAGGATAAATTATGTGACCTTTACAGAGAGcagctaattaattttttggaaaatgttgaGCAGCAGATGGAGCTTTTGTCGAAGACAATTCAAGTTGCTGTTAACAATGTAAAAGAAATAGAAGCAGAAGTTCAAAAGCCACCAAGTACCCCGTAG